From the genome of Mycoplasma putrefaciens KS1, one region includes:
- a CDS encoding J domain-containing protein, whose amino-acid sequence MNKLDVILKTKNFNKYQKTLFINLIKFKDQQELSKIVSDLNDNSLMINLDSYNYCEYLTDLFRLSFFNTIDFIKLNNLKLDDQLLEELKLTTTFISNTINKLFWTNIDKLFDAKNNLVNKRAYQIKIRDYLFYLYSLFKKITNKQLLNIISNIVNVYLLLDSSKNNQTKLDKLTNNLTNILNLIEQSFLDSTKKLLEEIYQTFELLVFKDQQLKQTKNNFYDFLNNDLIFRSNFKNELEALEFLGLTNNTSWNEIKKRYKLLAVRYHPDNNKNEPVAEEMMQKLNNAYNLLKSKKNNNI is encoded by the coding sequence ATGAACAAACTTGATGTAATTTTAAAGACTAAAAATTTTAATAAATATCAAAAAACTCTTTTTATAAACTTAATTAAATTTAAAGATCAACAAGAATTAAGCAAAATAGTTTCAGATCTTAATGATAATAGTTTAATGATTAACTTAGATTCATATAATTATTGTGAATATTTAACTGATCTCTTTAGATTAAGTTTTTTTAACACCATTGATTTTATAAAACTTAACAATTTGAAATTAGATGATCAGTTACTAGAAGAATTAAAATTAACTACAACTTTTATTTCTAATACCATTAACAAATTATTCTGAACTAATATTGATAAACTATTTGATGCAAAAAACAACCTAGTTAACAAACGAGCTTATCAAATAAAAATTAGAGATTACTTGTTTTATTTATATAGCTTATTTAAAAAAATAACTAATAAGCAATTACTAAATATTATTTCGAATATAGTTAATGTTTATTTATTATTAGATTCATCAAAAAATAATCAAACAAAACTAGATAAATTAACTAATAATTTGACAAATATCTTAAATTTAATTGAACAAAGTTTTTTAGATTCAACTAAAAAGTTACTAGAAGAAATTTATCAAACTTTTGAATTATTGGTTTTTAAAGATCAACAATTAAAACAAACTAAAAATAATTTTTATGATTTTTTAAATAATGATCTTATTTTTCGATCAAATTTCAAAAACGAGTTAGAAGCCTTGGAATTTTTAGGTTTAACTAACAATACTAGTTGAAATGAGATCAAAAAAAGATACAAACTATTAGCTGTAAGATATCATCCTGATAATAATAAAAATGAGCCTGTTGCCGAAGAAATGATGCAGAAATTAAACAATGCTTATAACTTGTTAAAATCTAAAAAAAATAATAATATTTAA
- a CDS encoding MurR/RpiR family transcriptional regulator — protein sequence MTSLIKSLKKYADLKNDSGICLFSNFLLVQAIENQRFPSMKETSDQCHVSESSVTLFSKKLGFSGYRELISKLKFELAYLSVNEIDNEINQAPENKLEETVFSSYINKLQEHILSLKPQLNKISKLVDKFYDAEKVHLFSGYVLQKELNWLNDFFVLNGVRVIEQFNIFSDSFKLHELKANDLIVMLMGDDKEIPFFETIWGSIPDEFKSNLFIFSMSEILSVNLAKAHNLSLSSFINYGWKYYQLFEHSESIFLKYLLDQLAYLIKWKNKQCKTQNFKN from the coding sequence ATGACTTCATTAATTAAGAGTTTAAAAAAATACGCAGATTTAAAAAATGATTCAGGAATTTGTTTATTTTCTAACTTTTTATTAGTTCAAGCTATTGAAAATCAGAGATTTCCATCAATGAAAGAAACTAGTGATCAATGCCATGTTAGTGAGTCATCAGTAACCTTATTTTCTAAAAAACTTGGATTTAGTGGTTATCGAGAATTGATTTCAAAATTAAAATTTGAACTAGCTTATTTATCTGTTAATGAGATTGATAATGAAATTAATCAAGCACCAGAAAATAAACTTGAAGAAACAGTTTTTTCAAGTTATATTAACAAGCTTCAAGAACATATTCTAAGTTTAAAACCACAACTAAATAAGATCTCAAAATTAGTTGATAAATTTTATGATGCTGAAAAAGTCCATTTATTTTCAGGTTATGTTTTACAAAAAGAACTAAATTGGTTAAATGATTTTTTTGTTTTAAATGGTGTGAGAGTAATTGAACAATTTAACATTTTTTCAGATTCATTCAAATTACATGAATTAAAAGCTAATGATTTAATTGTTATGTTAATGGGCGATGATAAAGAAATTCCTTTTTTTGAAACAATTTGAGGCAGTATTCCCGATGAATTTAAATCTAATTTATTTATTTTCTCAATGTCAGAAATACTAAGCGTTAATTTAGCTAAAGCTCATAATCTAAGTTTAAGTTCTTTTATTAATTATGGTTGAAAGTATTATCAATTATTTGAACATAGTGAATCTATTTTCTTAAAATATTTATTAGACCAACTAGCTTATTTAATTAAGTGAAAAAATAAGCAGTGTAAAACTCAAAACTTTAAAAATTAA
- a CDS encoding DNA recombination protein RmuC → MFKQDAVWIERKKALSDSLNELTKTIDSIKTVSIEQKTNLNKVEEKIETTSKNLSDLSQIFKNSKSRGNLGEITLAWIMRNILGEEKINGIWQTQYTYKTGVTVETIIKTGIDDKKIAIDSKFLLQNTEILLSENETSLEYREAYKSFKKSINKMIEDLKVKYISHEEKIESVVMYIPSQVIFDLILIKFNDLFQKALDSRVWLASPTTLPAILYSQQLAIRDYNISKNLDQIRKTIIIIAKKLEEWEALNSEQQKHFNTYVDKTEESYKNINKIVTEINSNAKKINDANNQSN, encoded by the coding sequence ATTTTCAAACAAGATGCTGTATGAATCGAAAGAAAAAAAGCGTTAAGTGATTCGCTAAATGAATTAACAAAGACTATCGATAGTATAAAAACAGTATCTATTGAACAAAAAACCAATCTAAATAAAGTAGAAGAAAAAATTGAAACCACTTCAAAAAATTTATCAGATTTATCTCAAATTTTTAAAAATAGTAAGAGTAGAGGTAATCTTGGTGAAATTACATTGGCATGAATTATGAGAAACATCTTAGGTGAAGAAAAAATAAATGGAATTTGACAAACTCAGTATACATATAAAACAGGTGTAACAGTTGAAACAATTATTAAAACTGGAATTGATGATAAAAAAATAGCTATTGACTCAAAATTTCTACTTCAAAATACTGAAATATTATTATCAGAAAATGAAACTTCACTAGAGTATAGAGAAGCGTACAAAAGTTTTAAAAAATCAATAAATAAAATGATAGAGGATTTAAAAGTTAAATATATTTCTCATGAAGAAAAGATTGAAAGTGTAGTTATGTACATACCAAGTCAAGTCATATTTGATTTAATTTTAATTAAATTTAATGATCTTTTTCAAAAAGCCTTGGATTCAAGAGTTTGACTAGCATCACCTACTACACTTCCTGCCATTTTATACTCTCAACAACTAGCAATTAGAGACTATAATATTTCTAAGAATTTGGACCAGATCAGAAAAACAATCATAATTATTGCAAAAAAACTTGAAGAATGAGAAGCATTAAATTCTGAACAGCAAAAACACTTTAATACATATGTAGATAAAACTGAAGAATCATATAAAAACATAAACAAAATAGTTACAGAAATTAACTCTAATGCTAAAAAAATAAATGATGCTAATAACCAATCAAACTAA
- a CDS encoding deoxynucleoside kinase, producing the protein MKIAIFGTTGAGKTTLISNLKKLLPEDYFFVDENLNSPYFDQAYNDLNPDLESLNYKLDLWMLTDRFKTIKKYAKNKDVIFDRTFLDSMVFVETDYDYKRLNQVDYQVFKDYFTSCVIANLTDQTQDLFKFDAVIYLKVDYQKSFERIKKRNRKEELDTEKKFWYDLWKNYQIWYEKYQSILPFWVVDANSDDSMSYAKKIADRIIKIDKQKSN; encoded by the coding sequence ATGAAAATAGCGATTTTTGGAACTACAGGAGCTGGTAAAACTACTTTGATTTCTAATTTAAAAAAATTATTACCTGAAGACTATTTTTTTGTTGATGAAAATTTAAATTCTCCCTATTTTGACCAAGCGTATAATGATCTTAACCCAGATTTAGAATCTTTAAATTATAAACTAGATCTATGAATGTTAACTGATAGATTCAAAACAATTAAAAAGTACGCTAAAAACAAAGACGTTATTTTTGATCGAACATTTTTAGATTCGATGGTTTTTGTAGAAACTGATTATGATTACAAACGCTTAAATCAAGTTGATTATCAAGTATTTAAAGATTATTTTACAAGTTGTGTGATCGCTAATTTAACTGATCAAACTCAAGATCTTTTTAAATTTGATGCAGTCATTTATTTAAAAGTGGATTATCAAAAATCATTTGAACGCATCAAAAAACGCAATAGAAAAGAAGAATTAGATACTGAAAAGAAATTTTGATACGATCTATGAAAAAATTATCAAATTTGGTATGAAAAATATCAATCAATTCTACCTTTTTGAGTTGTTGATGCTAATAGTGATGATTCAATGAGTTATGCTAAAAAAATTGCTGATAGAATCATAAAAATTGATAAGCAAAAATCTAATTAA
- the udk gene encoding uridine kinase, with protein sequence MRKNKNVSIILIAGGSASSKSTVADRIANKILKDKSVSHLSMDNYYKDFKDLSIDKRKQINFDHPNSIDIDLLIQDLNKLKQRQDITIPVYDFIESIRTDQTKFVKASDVVILDGIFSLHFENLRDLGDIKLFIKTADDLRFIRRLTRDINERGRTIESVVDQYLTEVKPMHDIFIEPSISYADLIIPYKEGNEVAIDIVATKIKDLLNE encoded by the coding sequence ATGCGAAAAAATAAGAATGTAAGCATTATTTTAATTGCTGGTGGTAGTGCTAGTAGTAAGTCCACTGTTGCAGATAGAATTGCTAATAAAATTTTAAAAGATAAATCTGTTTCACATTTATCAATGGATAACTATTATAAAGATTTTAAGGATCTTTCTATTGATAAAAGAAAGCAAATAAATTTTGATCATCCAAATTCTATTGATATAGATTTACTGATTCAGGATTTAAATAAACTAAAACAAAGACAAGATATAACTATTCCAGTTTATGATTTTATCGAGTCAATCAGAACCGATCAAACTAAATTTGTTAAAGCAAGCGATGTTGTTATTTTAGATGGAATTTTTTCCTTACACTTTGAAAACCTACGTGATTTAGGTGATATTAAATTATTTATTAAAACAGCTGATGATCTAAGATTTATTAGAAGATTAACACGAGATATTAATGAACGCGGAAGAACTATTGAAAGTGTTGTTGATCAATATCTAACAGAAGTAAAACCGATGCATGACATTTTTATCGAACCATCAATTAGTTATGCCGATTTAATTATTCCTTACAAAGAAGGAAATGAAGTTGCTATTGATATTGTTGCAACCAAAATAAAAGATTTATTAAACGAATAA
- the mtnN gene encoding 5'-methylthioadenosine/S-adenosylhomocysteine nucleosidase — MQNKKLIISAMYQELEQAIVTWSAELIEDNSIVKVYQAKNILFAITGIGLVNASIALSYLLSKYHIDTILNIGTCGSLNQNLKQQDIVIVKNAWYSAADATAFNYSYGQIPKMTNFYQTDKDLNKSIENKLKNFKYVNIASADIFINNQQQIDLFINKLEQTIDVVDMECTSFLQTAYLFNKKITSIKVISDVLFSEEKNSLQFNEFINHASKIISQIILKLFN; from the coding sequence ATGCAAAATAAAAAACTAATAATTAGCGCAATGTATCAAGAATTAGAGCAAGCTATTGTTACTTGATCAGCAGAATTAATCGAAGATAACTCAATTGTAAAAGTTTATCAAGCAAAAAATATTTTATTTGCTATAACTGGTATTGGACTTGTTAATGCTAGTATTGCGTTAAGTTATCTTTTATCAAAATATCATATTGATACTATTTTAAATATTGGAACATGTGGGTCTTTAAATCAAAATCTAAAACAACAAGATATAGTTATTGTTAAAAATGCTTGATATTCAGCTGCTGATGCTACTGCTTTTAATTACAGTTATGGTCAAATTCCTAAAATGACTAATTTTTATCAAACAGACAAAGATTTAAATAAATCAATAGAAAACAAACTTAAAAATTTTAAGTATGTAAATATAGCATCAGCTGATATTTTTATTAATAATCAACAACAGATTGATTTATTTATCAATAAACTTGAACAAACAATTGATGTTGTAGATATGGAATGTACAAGCTTTTTACAAACAGCTTATTTATTTAATAAAAAAATTACTTCTATCAAAGTAATTAGTGATGTGTTATTTTCAGAAGAAAAAAATTCATTACAATTTAACGAATTTATTAATCACGCTTCAAAAATTATTTCTCAAATTATTTTAAAGTTATTTAATTAA
- a CDS encoding TIGR01906 family membrane protein, whose translation MKINNTSKKSTKIIKILNSIFYFFLIITFSINFVIYFRPFYYWQIKSLNIQQTSGYDYQTIKTAYDSIMNYLTLFADYSVGSLKSSAEGQAHFNDVKILFIICLTVFLISLIAVISISFYKLKHKAEFQNTKFTQSFYASISIIIFFAVITILSAIDFNKAFVIFHKIFFIGKDNWLFDPNQDEIIKILPGEFFRNCAIFVFVIMFSISFSTIIYNIIRFIKLKAKAKKTAIV comes from the coding sequence ATGAAAATTAATAATACCTCAAAAAAGAGCACAAAAATCATTAAAATATTAAACTCAATTTTTTATTTCTTTTTAATTATTACTTTTTCAATTAATTTTGTAATTTATTTTCGACCTTTTTATTATTGACAAATTAAGAGTTTAAATATCCAACAAACTTCAGGTTATGATTATCAAACGATTAAAACAGCATATGATTCAATAATGAATTATCTGACATTATTTGCTGATTATAGTGTGGGATCATTAAAAAGTTCAGCTGAAGGTCAAGCTCACTTTAATGATGTCAAAATATTATTTATCATCTGCTTAACTGTCTTTTTAATCTCATTAATAGCTGTTATAAGTATTAGTTTTTATAAACTTAAACATAAAGCTGAATTTCAAAATACAAAATTTACACAAAGTTTTTATGCTTCAATTAGTATCATTATCTTTTTTGCTGTTATAACAATTTTGTCAGCAATTGATTTTAATAAAGCATTTGTAATATTTCATAAAATATTTTTTATAGGTAAAGATAATTGGCTTTTTGACCCAAACCAGGATGAAATAATCAAAATACTGCCTGGTGAATTTTTTAGAAATTGTGCAATATTTGTCTTTGTTATTATGTTTAGTATTAGTTTTTCAACCATTATTTACAATATAATTAGATTTATAAAATTAAAAGCTAAAGCTAAAAAGACTGCTATTGTATAA
- a CDS encoding BspA family leucine-rich repeat surface protein — MKRIIKEIVFLILTISSLTVIFLVTYNQNKQFKITENVNKVLDDQPQKDTNKNKNYLTDQQNNQDAKPQTRNEQDNQQSQDEGQNIYEMTEHEKQEIKNELEIDQNFEKIAQQLEKYQTQATLDLINELRSDLSDQQHNKKAVYSSDMTECLEIGYHWNPQTQDIQIDKMPITIKKVPDYLPWQISSLFEAFEGNVNEKISGLEKWNTYYITDMQSTFKNTLKFNGDIRHWNTSNVRNMKGTFSFAYKFNQPIGNWDVANVITMSEMFYRAKSFNQDLSRWNVKKVNSLSQTFAFAFSFNKPLNWKDKVSNVLYMDNLFYNAWVFNQDLSEWDTSNVIDMSGMFNNALAFNNAGKPLITKPVYKQDGASYRSWVITKVKKINGMFIDTKSFTQDLGKWTFNLKKPTNINFFTNLDQIKKRPPKWID, encoded by the coding sequence GTGAAGCGAATTATAAAAGAAATAGTTTTTCTTATTTTAACTATATCAAGCCTAACGGTTATCTTTTTAGTTACTTACAATCAAAATAAACAGTTTAAAATAACTGAAAATGTTAATAAAGTTTTAGATGACCAGCCACAAAAAGATACTAATAAAAATAAAAATTATTTAACTGATCAACAGAATAATCAAGATGCCAAACCACAAACTAGAAATGAGCAAGACAATCAGCAAAGTCAAGACGAAGGTCAAAATATCTATGAAATGACAGAACATGAAAAACAAGAGATTAAAAATGAGTTAGAAATTGATCAGAATTTTGAAAAAATTGCTCAACAATTAGAAAAATATCAAACCCAAGCTACTTTAGATCTAATTAATGAACTAAGAAGTGATTTAAGTGATCAACAACATAATAAAAAAGCTGTTTATAGTAGTGATATGACTGAATGTCTAGAAATAGGATATCATTGAAATCCACAGACTCAAGACATTCAAATAGATAAAATGCCAATAACTATTAAAAAAGTTCCAGATTATTTGCCTTGACAAATTTCTTCACTGTTTGAAGCATTTGAAGGAAATGTTAATGAAAAAATCTCAGGACTAGAAAAATGAAATACTTATTATATTACAGATATGCAAAGCACATTTAAAAACACCTTAAAGTTTAATGGTGATATCAGACATTGAAATACTAGCAATGTTAGAAATATGAAAGGTACTTTTTCGTTTGCTTATAAATTTAACCAACCAATTGGAAATTGAGATGTTGCAAACGTCATTACTATGAGTGAAATGTTTTATCGAGCTAAGTCATTTAATCAGGATCTAAGCAGATGAAATGTTAAAAAAGTTAACTCATTATCTCAAACATTTGCATTTGCATTTTCTTTTAATAAACCATTAAATTGAAAAGATAAAGTATCAAATGTTTTATATATGGATAATTTGTTTTATAATGCTTGAGTGTTTAATCAAGACTTATCAGAATGAGACACTTCTAATGTAATTGATATGAGTGGTATGTTTAATAATGCTTTGGCTTTTAATAATGCTGGTAAACCTTTAATAACAAAACCTGTTTATAAACAAGATGGTGCTTCATATCGTAGTTGAGTTATTACAAAAGTCAAAAAAATAAATGGTATGTTTATTGATACAAAAAGTTTCACACAAGACTTGGGCAAGTGAACATTTAATCTTAAAAAACCCACAAATATTAATTTTTTTACAAATCTTGATCAAATTAAAAAAAGACCACCTAAATGAATTGATTAG
- a CDS encoding nicotinate-nucleotide adenylyltransferase, with the protein MKKKIALFGGSFDPFHTDHLNIAKSCYQNLGFDEVWLIPTFLNPFKIKQNSTIHDRLQMLEIIKNKYHFIKVSEFEIKQNRSVPTYETVLHFINNFSDYQFCFIMGSDQLDKFEEWNNFEQLIKVIEFKIFKRDQNYNKKILQKYNLELFEFDNNHLRSTDIRNLKNLDKQIPEINDYVNNNLLYLYERLESQMDHKRYIHCINVGQMASKLAKKWGLDSKKALVAGTLHDITKRWDQKKTQNYLQKYLPELLNEPEPVWHSYTGYLHLKYDWLINDQEILNAVFNHTVGSENMTMLDIVVFCADKISSERTYDNVEQFRELCFTDLMKGFKLLLKNQYQLAVSKHGRNNIGSNLIKTVNHFLGKNYAK; encoded by the coding sequence ATGAAAAAAAAGATAGCTTTATTTGGAGGTAGCTTTGATCCTTTTCATACAGATCATTTAAATATTGCTAAATCTTGTTATCAAAACTTAGGATTTGATGAAGTTTGACTAATACCAACATTTTTAAATCCTTTTAAAATCAAGCAAAATAGCACAATTCATGATAGACTACAAATGTTAGAAATTATTAAAAATAAATATCATTTTATAAAAGTTAGTGAGTTTGAAATTAAACAAAACAGATCAGTTCCCACTTATGAAACTGTTTTACATTTTATTAATAATTTTTCAGATTATCAGTTTTGTTTTATTATGGGTTCTGATCAGCTAGATAAATTTGAAGAATGAAATAATTTCGAGCAACTAATTAAAGTTATTGAATTTAAAATATTTAAACGTGATCAAAATTATAATAAAAAAATACTTCAAAAATACAATCTTGAGTTATTTGAATTTGATAATAATCATTTACGTTCCACAGATATTAGAAATTTAAAAAATCTTGATAAGCAAATTCCTGAGATTAATGATTATGTCAACAACAATCTGTTGTATTTATATGAAAGATTAGAATCTCAAATGGATCACAAACGTTACATCCATTGTATAAATGTTGGACAAATGGCTAGCAAGTTAGCTAAAAAATGAGGACTTGATTCTAAAAAAGCACTAGTTGCTGGAACATTGCATGACATTACCAAAAGATGAGATCAAAAAAAAACACAAAATTATCTTCAAAAATACTTACCAGAACTTTTAAATGAGCCCGAACCAGTTTGACATTCTTATACAGGTTATTTACATTTAAAATATGATTGACTTATTAATGATCAAGAGATCTTAAATGCGGTTTTTAATCACACTGTGGGTAGTGAAAATATGACAATGTTAGACATTGTTGTTTTTTGTGCAGATAAAATTAGTTCAGAAAGAACTTATGATAATGTAGAACAATTCAGAGAACTTTGTTTTACAGACTTGATGAAAGGATTTAAACTTTTATTAAAAAACCAATATCAACTTGCTGTAAGTAAACACGGAAGAAATAATATAGGATCAAATTTAATTAAAACTGTTAATCATTTTTTAGGTAAAAATTATGCAAAATAA